The following proteins are encoded in a genomic region of Fervidobacterium pennivorans DSM 9078:
- a CDS encoding YbgA family protein, which translates to MTAKDIKPKLVVSRCFFEHTRYDGGIISSEIVRKLEKYCDFIKVCPEVEIGLPVPREPIDVFLIKNELRLMNKTMSEDLTDKMVYFSHKFTDSLPNDIDGMILKSKSPSCGLNDAKLYGENGRVISKTPGLFAKVMLERFPHLAIESEMRLTNDKLRFEFLTFIFTHARFRKVNSKEELVEFHSRNKYLLMAKNEKAMRDMGKLVAQKGFDDTIKIAYEQLLVKALKTPLKVPKVINTLLHLYGYFKDKLSLQEKAYFMDLLEDYKNHIVNLQTLLAILKSWAIRYSVDYVLDQTFFEPYPKELDQLKLEREVTER; encoded by the coding sequence ATGACTGCGAAAGATATTAAACCAAAATTAGTTGTTAGCAGATGTTTTTTTGAGCACACAAGATACGATGGTGGAATCATCTCGAGTGAAATTGTAAGAAAGCTTGAAAAATACTGTGACTTTATAAAAGTTTGTCCAGAAGTTGAGATAGGCTTACCAGTTCCCAGAGAACCTATAGATGTATTTCTTATAAAGAACGAACTGAGACTTATGAACAAAACAATGTCAGAAGACCTTACGGACAAGATGGTTTATTTCAGTCATAAATTCACCGATAGTCTGCCAAACGACATCGATGGAATGATACTAAAATCCAAGTCTCCATCCTGTGGCTTAAACGATGCAAAATTGTATGGAGAAAACGGGAGAGTTATTTCAAAAACACCAGGTTTGTTTGCAAAAGTGATGCTAGAAAGATTCCCGCATCTTGCCATTGAAAGTGAAATGAGACTTACAAACGATAAGCTGAGATTTGAGTTTCTCACATTCATTTTTACACATGCACGTTTTAGAAAGGTTAATAGCAAGGAAGAACTTGTTGAATTTCATTCAAGGAATAAGTATTTATTAATGGCAAAAAACGAGAAAGCAATGCGTGATATGGGAAAATTGGTTGCACAAAAGGGTTTTGATGACACTATAAAAATTGCATACGAACAACTGCTCGTAAAGGCATTGAAAACACCTTTGAAAGTGCCAAAGGTCATTAATACACTCCTGCATCTATATGGTTATTTCAAAGACAAGTTATCATTGCAAGAAAAAGCGTATTTTATGGATTTGTTAGAAGACTACAAAAACCATATTGTAAACTTACAAACTTTACTAGCAATCCTAAAATCTTGGGCTATACGGTATTCCGTTGATTATGTCTTGGATCAAACATTTTTCGAACCATATCCCAAGGAATTGGACCAACTGAAACTCGAAAGAGAAGTAACTGAGAGGTGA
- a CDS encoding HTH domain-containing protein: MDKKELVFKVLMESDKPLRPGDIAERAGLSKEDVDKAIKSLKKEGKIESPKRCYYQAKKQ; encoded by the coding sequence ATGGATAAGAAGGAGCTGGTTTTCAAAGTTCTCATGGAATCAGACAAGCCTTTAAGACCGGGTGACATTGCGGAAAGAGCTGGACTTTCAAAAGAAGATGTTGATAAAGCGATAAAGTCACTGAAAAAGGAAGGCAAAATTGAATCTCCGAAAAGATGCTATTACCAAGCTAAGAAGCAGTGA
- a CDS encoding D-alanyl-D-alanine carboxypeptidase/D-alanyl-D-alanine-endopeptidase, producing MSRASIKLLSKEIKNSGSFLLFLLLSFLLFPSFCLSQDIYSLITSKVPQGGFVGVYFADADNGSTLVHYNEHNLFIPASLTKLFSTLVAWEVLGPEFRYTTTVYVPRGNISPRIRGDIVIKGNGDPSMSVEILSENFKKFIIEGVKEIEGDIVIDNSFFSNERWGIGWEWDYKNPSIDALVLKENPNTFNPYDINAVALNFGFNVRKILNDYGIKVYGTVKIGKLRNDYREFIVIKSAPLKNLISVANKYSSNSYAEQILRTVGLRVYGLGSIYNSLKVMNDFYKKLFGEYYPFKLNDASGLSTYNLATPYMVAQTLVYAYKNHGGLNGFISTLARSGTEGTMQGRLGDITLYAKTGTLQKVSNIAGIMITKTGRKVAFAIMVNNFVIPTYVVMQYQDEIIRFVWNNY from the coding sequence GTGTCCAGAGCATCCATCAAATTGTTGAGTAAAGAAATTAAAAACTCCGGTTCCTTTCTCTTATTTTTATTGTTGTCGTTTTTACTTTTTCCTTCCTTCTGTTTATCACAAGACATTTATTCACTTATAACATCAAAAGTACCACAAGGTGGGTTTGTCGGTGTATATTTTGCTGATGCAGACAATGGTAGTACGCTCGTTCACTATAATGAGCATAATCTTTTTATTCCCGCTTCGTTGACAAAACTGTTTTCCACACTTGTGGCTTGGGAAGTGCTTGGACCTGAGTTCCGCTACACCACCACAGTTTATGTCCCACGTGGTAACATTTCACCAAGGATTAGGGGAGATATCGTCATAAAAGGCAACGGAGATCCTTCGATGAGTGTTGAAATACTCAGTGAAAATTTTAAAAAGTTCATAATAGAAGGTGTTAAAGAAATCGAAGGTGATATTGTTATTGATAATTCCTTTTTCTCAAATGAAAGATGGGGTATCGGTTGGGAGTGGGATTACAAAAACCCAAGTATTGATGCACTTGTGCTTAAAGAAAATCCTAATACATTTAACCCATACGATATTAACGCCGTGGCGTTGAATTTTGGGTTTAACGTTAGGAAGATCCTCAATGATTACGGAATCAAAGTTTACGGTACAGTTAAAATAGGCAAGTTAAGAAATGACTATAGAGAATTCATAGTCATTAAATCCGCCCCTTTAAAGAACCTTATATCGGTTGCAAACAAGTACAGTAGCAACTCTTACGCTGAACAAATATTGAGAACCGTGGGTCTAAGAGTCTACGGATTGGGAAGTATTTACAATTCACTCAAAGTGATGAATGACTTTTACAAGAAACTTTTCGGAGAATATTATCCTTTCAAGTTGAACGACGCTTCAGGTTTGTCAACTTACAATCTTGCTACACCATACATGGTTGCACAAACGTTAGTTTACGCGTACAAAAACCACGGTGGCCTTAACGGGTTCATATCAACTTTAGCGAGATCAGGAACAGAGGGTACGATGCAAGGGAGGCTTGGGGATATAACGTTGTATGCGAAGACTGGAACCTTGCAGAAAGTTTCCAACATAGCAGGGATAATGATTACAAAGACTGGTAGAAAAGTAGCATTCGCCATAATGGTCAACAACTTTGTCATTCCAACGTACGTTGTCATGCAGTACCAGGATGAGATAATTAGATTCGTTTGGAATAACTACTAA
- the murJ gene encoding murein biosynthesis integral membrane protein MurJ → MLSSLAFAIATFLSRVLGLVRDMLMASKFGTSWQADAYFVAILFPFFLRRVFGEGAMTSAFVPLYSESKDKDEFLSSVLTSFTIVLLVIVSAVMIFPDIVVYLFSSGAAPKTKELIRVLTRITAPSILFIFWWAITYSIENTRGKFFYPALTPIIPNIVIIIFMLVPGLGIYGPTWGFLIGEAAAFLALAYPLKRHKLRFTFKYTGEFLKLFWPSFLAMSISQINSIVDTNVVSYYSRGLGGGVSYLQYASRFYMLPYGLFGVAVATVILSTISNDRDNYTQHLKHGITSTLFFTVPATIGLIVLDEPILRLFYEYGQFTAKDTRTTAQVLNAYVLGLPFYGMYSTMTRARHAMKDMKTPLKATTIVAVSNVVMDLLVGLKYGPVGVALATSVAGIVGFLYLLINEQNKKLFEKDDLYIILSAFIMGVATYFFSNISSRRIWVIPSTIFGAVVYLIFSAIFLRHRLKEFLRRKAL, encoded by the coding sequence ATGTTAAGTAGCCTTGCATTCGCTATAGCGACATTCTTGTCAAGAGTCTTAGGACTTGTCCGAGATATGCTCATGGCCTCAAAATTTGGAACATCATGGCAAGCAGATGCATATTTCGTAGCCATCTTGTTCCCGTTTTTCTTACGAAGGGTTTTTGGTGAAGGTGCGATGACCTCTGCATTTGTACCACTTTACAGTGAGTCTAAAGACAAAGATGAGTTCTTATCTTCCGTTCTAACAAGTTTTACAATAGTCTTATTAGTTATAGTTTCAGCGGTCATGATATTCCCAGATATAGTCGTATACCTTTTCAGTTCAGGTGCAGCACCGAAAACGAAAGAACTTATACGCGTTCTGACAAGGATAACGGCTCCTTCGATACTTTTCATCTTTTGGTGGGCGATAACATATTCTATTGAGAATACGCGTGGTAAGTTCTTTTATCCGGCTTTAACACCTATTATTCCAAATATCGTAATTATAATCTTTATGTTGGTCCCAGGTTTGGGTATTTACGGACCTACTTGGGGCTTTCTAATAGGAGAAGCCGCTGCATTCTTGGCGCTTGCTTATCCGTTAAAAAGGCACAAACTCCGTTTTACTTTTAAATACACAGGCGAGTTCTTAAAACTATTTTGGCCCAGTTTCTTAGCGATGTCCATTTCTCAAATCAACAGCATAGTTGACACGAACGTGGTTTCTTATTACAGTCGAGGACTTGGCGGTGGAGTTTCCTATCTCCAATATGCATCAAGATTTTATATGCTCCCATATGGTTTGTTTGGAGTGGCTGTGGCAACTGTGATACTCTCAACAATCAGCAACGATAGAGATAATTATACTCAGCATTTAAAACATGGTATAACTTCGACACTGTTCTTCACGGTCCCTGCAACAATCGGTCTTATCGTTCTCGACGAACCTATACTTCGGTTATTTTACGAATATGGGCAATTTACAGCGAAAGATACCAGAACTACTGCTCAAGTACTAAACGCTTACGTCTTAGGACTACCTTTCTATGGTATGTATTCAACGATGACACGTGCGCGCCACGCAATGAAAGATATGAAAACACCTTTGAAAGCAACAACGATAGTTGCTGTATCGAATGTAGTGATGGACCTTCTTGTTGGCTTGAAGTATGGACCAGTTGGCGTCGCGTTAGCTACAAGTGTTGCAGGAATAGTAGGATTTCTGTACCTTTTGATAAACGAACAAAACAAAAAGCTTTTCGAAAAAGATGATTTGTACATTATCTTGTCTGCATTTATCATGGGGGTAGCGACTTATTTCTTTTCTAATATTTCTTCAAGACGTATTTGGGTGATTCCATCCACAATTTTTGGCGCAGTGGTTTATTTAATTTTTTCCGCAATTTTCTTGAGACACAGGTTGAAAGAGTTTTTGAGAAGGAAAGCATTATAG
- a CDS encoding biotin--[acetyl-CoA-carboxylase] ligase, with translation MIGEEIEVLYEVDSTNEFLKRNYKSFHDGAIVVAIKQTAGKGRMGRTWYSPEGGLWYSVLFKPKVHIGLHVYTKVFSIAIVEVLKKLKVKAYIKWPNDIYYNGKKLAGILSEAVSVNDRVVAIIVGIGINVNNDIPDDLKDIAISLKDILKKKVKITYLLDAINKHAWNLLISYRNETENITKLWKKYLVPREGDRIKIKVDEQIVEGTVLKITEDTLYVDMGGKVIGVQSIHQIVE, from the coding sequence ATGATAGGAGAAGAGATAGAAGTACTTTACGAGGTCGATAGCACCAACGAGTTTTTGAAAAGGAACTATAAGTCTTTTCACGATGGAGCTATAGTAGTTGCCATTAAGCAAACAGCTGGCAAAGGTAGAATGGGAAGAACGTGGTATTCTCCAGAAGGTGGACTTTGGTACTCGGTTCTCTTTAAACCGAAGGTGCACATAGGCCTTCATGTATACACAAAAGTATTTTCTATAGCCATTGTGGAAGTATTAAAAAAGTTGAAAGTGAAGGCTTACATAAAGTGGCCCAATGACATATATTACAATGGTAAAAAACTTGCGGGCATACTCTCAGAAGCTGTTTCTGTTAACGACAGAGTAGTTGCGATAATTGTAGGTATAGGAATCAACGTGAACAATGACATTCCAGATGATTTGAAAGATATTGCAATCTCATTAAAAGATATTCTGAAGAAAAAGGTAAAAATCACTTACTTACTTGATGCCATTAACAAACATGCGTGGAACTTATTGATAAGTTACAGAAATGAAACTGAGAACATTACAAAACTCTGGAAGAAATACTTAGTCCCAAGAGAAGGAGATAGGATTAAGATAAAAGTTGATGAACAGATTGTTGAAGGAACTGTTTTAAAAATTACAGAAGATACTTTGTATGTTGATATGGGAGGCAAAGTAATCGGTGTCCAGAGCATCCATCAAATTGTTGAGTAA
- a CDS encoding alpha/beta hydrolase fold domain-containing protein, with product MGVAVSTFSRLMYTLLKVMRFSNIVEKKIRENNFNKSPAPPKKSIYRIADVSLSHILERQVWEIKTKNSRPETVVIFLHGGAYVANISKMHWRVVQKIVEMIHPIIYVPDYPIAPESNWEDTYKFMDELYCKVQEKYEDKKIVFIGDSAGGGLALGFAQKLRDEGKNLPNHIVLFSPWLDLNMNNPELKEYEKKDVILTIRGLKSAAQKYAAGADLKNPYLSPIYGDFSKLCPITVFTGTNDLLHPDSKKLREVCTSQNLPLNYFEYPGMFHDWVVFTFLPESKDALKKVKEILVTGVKF from the coding sequence ATGGGAGTTGCTGTTAGCACATTTTCACGTTTAATGTACACACTCTTAAAGGTTATGAGATTTTCGAACATCGTTGAAAAGAAAATAAGGGAAAACAACTTTAATAAATCTCCAGCACCACCAAAGAAATCTATCTATAGAATAGCTGATGTTTCTCTTTCGCATATCTTAGAGAGACAGGTTTGGGAAATCAAAACAAAGAATTCAAGACCAGAAACAGTGGTCATCTTCCTACACGGTGGAGCGTACGTTGCAAATATATCTAAGATGCATTGGCGTGTTGTTCAGAAAATAGTTGAAATGATTCATCCAATAATTTATGTACCAGATTATCCTATCGCTCCAGAATCAAATTGGGAAGATACTTATAAATTCATGGATGAGTTATATTGCAAAGTGCAAGAAAAATATGAAGATAAGAAAATCGTTTTTATAGGCGATTCAGCTGGTGGAGGACTGGCTCTTGGGTTTGCACAAAAATTGAGAGATGAAGGCAAGAATTTGCCAAACCACATTGTTCTTTTCTCTCCGTGGCTTGATTTAAATATGAACAATCCTGAACTTAAGGAATACGAGAAAAAAGATGTGATCTTAACTATACGAGGTTTAAAATCTGCCGCTCAAAAATATGCCGCAGGTGCAGATTTAAAAAACCCTTATCTCAGCCCCATCTATGGCGATTTCTCAAAGCTTTGCCCAATAACTGTCTTTACAGGAACAAATGATTTACTGCATCCAGACTCTAAAAAATTACGGGAGGTATGTACGTCTCAAAACCTCCCGCTGAATTATTTTGAATATCCTGGAATGTTCCACGACTGGGTAGTCTTCACGTTCCTACCTGAATCAAAAGATGCACTTAAAAAAGTAAAAGAAATATTAGTAACGGGGGTGAAATTTTAG